One Drechmeria coniospora strain ARSEF 6962 chromosome 01, whole genome shotgun sequence genomic region harbors:
- a CDS encoding hypothetical protein (related to cytochrome-c mitochondrial import factor CYC2) — protein sequence MSRLLAGLLGSSTRATHATQLAAVALVSRRTLTSPRRLPTVPTCPEPTCECAATPEGLEIDRKSSLNGVVTGYAEQVLVCTGHDDWSSRIEEERSGDNLAADLKELFGRGGVYSDPFHNISVLNSSFPSSSLPRVEVENTSAYLLPSFKYVPFLPRVSFDSVQALAKGFLLPETLHSAHGNMSPIHRDRLTRKEAYQGLLPGVQDVRDVLVLICGHGGRDKRCGIMGPLLRHEFVRQLTRADLDVLDGPVHVSLDDTLRIQGLADGGSKSTARVGLISHIGGHKFAGNVIIYMPTGLRLGNGNAHPFAGHGIWHARAFPPLLAFGFLLGGTAYYLATPPARSTTLNGETFVPYTITSRDAISPTSVILTVLPHVPDRSPPYIEPATSRWKHPLWSVEFKQPEVQIARHYTPLPPLHGEDPADGRLRFYVRAVGGGEMSTYLSRLPVGRDVWLRGPHPSFDVLPMLGARTHLVFLAGGTGLVPGMQVADAVLRDRDDTTVTLLWAVRKRGEIQCRTAPTSSWWVLWPRKGISELRADLECPSPIAVHLKEMKTKYGNRLNIRLAVDEEGTRFESEDVRKALAASPTESRLAVSTVAACSIHDQPLQEQKSEFEPAGGACQCAPSDANALGKNLFIISGPDGFISHYAGPKVWRGGTLTQGPVGGVAARLRNRFPQLERDWLLLKL from the exons ATGTCCCGCCTTCTGGCAGGCCTTCTGGGCTCCTCGACGCGAGCAACACATGCGACACAACTGGCAGCCGTAGCCCTCGTGTCGCGTAGGACCctgacctcgccgaggcggctgcCCACGGTGCCGACATGTCCGGAGCCGACGTGCGAGTGCGCGGCCACGCCTGAAGGCCTCGAAATTGATCGCAAGAGCTCGCTCAACGGCGTCGTGACGGGCTACGCCGAGCAGGTGCTCGTGTGCACGGGACACGACGACTGGAGCTCGCGCATTGAAGAGGAGCGCAGCGGTGACAACCTGGCCGCCGATCTGAAGGAGCTGTTTGGTCGGGGGGGCGTTTACAGCGAT CCCTTCCACAACATATCCGTTCTCAACTCGTCCTTCCCCAGCTCGTCCCTCCCGCGTGTCGAAGTCGAGAATACGTCGGCCTATCTCCTCCCAAGTTTCAAATATGTCCCCTTCCTGCCGCGCGTGTCGTTTGACAGCGTTCAGGCTCTCGCCAAAGGGTTCTTGCTGCCGGAGACCCTTCACTCGGCCCACGGGAACATGTCGCCGATCCACCGAGACCGGTTGACGCGCAAGGAGGCCTACCAGGGCCTGCTGCCAGGCGTCCAGGATGTGCGGGACGTGCTGGTCCTGATCTGTGGCCACGGGGGGCGGGACAAGCGTTGCGGAATCATGGGTCCGCTGCTCCGGCACGAATTTGTGCGGCAGCTCACCCGTGCCGatctcgacgtcctcgacggtcCCGTGCACGTCAGCCTCGATGACACGCTGAGGATACAAGGCTTAGCGGACGGCGGGTCGAAATCGACTGCGAGAGTTGGCTTGATCAGCCACATCGGCGGCCACAAGTTTGCCGGCAACGTCATCATCTACATGCCTACTGGACTACGACTTGGCAATGGTAACGCCCATCCTTTCGCGGGGCATGGTATATG GCATGCTAGAGCATTCCCTCCGCTGCTGGCATTCGGCTTTCTCCTTGGAGGCACCGCCTATTACCTCGCCACTCCTCCTGCCAGAAGCACAACTCTCAACGGCGAGACCTTCGTTCCCTACACCATCACCTCCCGCGATGCTATCTCGCCCACCTCCGTCATCCTCACCGTCTTGCCGCACGTGCCTGACCGGTCGCCGCCGTACATCGAGCCAGCCACGTCGCGCTGGAAACATCCCCTCTGGAGCGTTGAGTTCAAGCAGCCCGAGGTGCAGATCGCCCGGCACTAcacgcccctccccccgctGCACGGCGAGGATCCGGCGGATGGGCGCCTGAGATTCTATGTCAGggccgttggcggcggcgagatgtCTACCTACCTCAGTCGCCTCCCTGTCGGACGCGACGTCTGGCTGAGGGGCCCGCACCCATCCTTCGATGTCCTGCCGATGCTCGGTGCACGAACCCATCTggtcttcctcgccggcggcacgggGCTGGTTCCCGGCATGCaggtcgccgatgccgttcTCCGTGACCGCGATGACACGACCGTGACTCTTCTCTGGGCAGTCAGGAAGAGGGGTGAGATTCAGTGCAGGACAGCGCCCACATCATCCTGGTGGGTACTCTGGCCGAGGAAGGGCATATCAGAGCTGCGGGCGGACTTGGAGTGCCCGAGCCCCATTGCGGTACATCTCAAGGAGATGAAGACCAAGTATGGAAATCGACTCAACATCCGTCTTGCAGTCGATGAGGAGGGGACTCGCTTCGAGTCGGAAGATGTTCGAAAAGCCCTGGCAGCATCTCCCACTGAATCACGTTTGGCTGTGTCCACAGTCGCAGCGTGCAGCATTCACGATCAGCCCCTTCAAGAGCAAAAGTCCGAGTTCGAGCCTGCCGGTGGCGCTTGTCAATGCGCGCCCTCAGATGCCAACGCACTTGGCAAAAATCTCTTCATAATATCAGGCCCTGATGGCTTCATCTCACACTATGCAGGGCCTAAGGTCTGGCGAGGTGGTACCCTGACGCAGGGACCTGTCGGCGGAGTTGCCGCGCGGTTGCGTAACCGGTTTCCGCAGTTGGAGAGAGATTGGCTTCTGCTCAAGCTTTGA
- a CDS encoding Amino acid transporter, transmembrane codes for MSSPRNTRSTAVRTSSPAPGGARSFSSSILREEVTARLAEPLPGAHHPGTSIADNDGHSNAGDVSYAQGPGVSALAAALSDSFGQSPPRHGTPAARVASTPPARSQSPAVAGRDSPTNYGSFDSRKPYEDPEIVKRHLVQPSEADNPPSEESSTTGTARGKQPADAGAGLNDDDFSSLRLQGGDVTRGIYKWTEQAEAKNRLNRSKSFEQARPEPENEVMDISSIKVPGGFRRDHLRRSAFSPNGDVDGAEHGADASSGTDPKLFTSSFLEFLTIYGHFAGEELEEDDEALGPNEEFWSGEDHDDGTDDGREPMEDSALLGPSKRKRKRKVRGGSGQNSPFNAALLLLKSFVGTGVLFLPRAYLNGGMLFSNVVLFAVAALSYYCFVLLVTTRLSVEGSFGDMGGILYGRWMRNLILISIVISQIGFVAAYTVFTASNLQAFISAVSDCKTSISIPVLILMQMVIFLPFSLLRDIGKLGFTALIADAFILVGLAYLFYYDVITLSREGLADIIMFNKKDWTLFIGTAIFTFEGIGLIIPIQESMKHPQKFPRVMFLVMVIITVLFISMGALSYAAYGSKTETVVLLNLPQDNKFVNGVQLLYSMAILLSTPLQIFPAIRIVETELFTRSGKYNPYIKWQKNVFRFFVVGLCSAIAWGGADHLDKFVALVGNFACIPLVYIYPPLLHYKAVARTRAWKISDMALCIFGFIAMAYATSLTIMSWANAEPKQPGYCDSRGL; via the exons atgtcctcgccgaggaacACGCGAAGCACGGCGGTGCGGACGTCATCCCCAGCGCCGGGAGGGGCGCGGTCGTTCTCGTCGTCCATTCTCAGGGAAGAAGTGACGGCCCGTCTCGCCGAACCACTTCCGGGCGCCCACCACCCCGGAACGTCGATTGCGGACAACGATGGTCACTCGAATGCCGGCGATGTTTCGTACGCCCAAGGCCCGGGGGTCTCCGCTTTGGCTGCCGCCTTGTCGGACTCGTTCGGCcagtcgccgccgcgtcaTGGCACCCCCGCCGCCCGGgtggcctcgacgccgccggcgagatcACAGTCCCCCGCGGTGGCGGGGCGGGACTCGCCGACGAACTATGGCTCGTTCGACTCGAGGAAACCGTACGAGGATCCCGAGATCGTGAAGCGGCATCTCGTCCAACCCAGCGAGGCCGACAACCCCCCTTCGGAGgaatcctcgacgacgggcaccgCTCGGGGGAAGCAgcctgccgacgccggcgcgggcctcaacgacgacgacttctcCAGCCTGCGGCTGCAGGGAGGAGACGTGACCCGCGGCATTTACAAGTGGaccgagcaggccgaggccaagaatAGGCTGAACCGCAGCAAAAGCTTCGAGCAAGCACGGCCGGAACCGGAGAACGAGGTGATGGACATTAGTTCGATCAAGGTCCCCGGCGGCTTCCGAAGAGATCACCTCCGTCGAAGCGCCTTCAGCCCCAACGGTGacgtcgacggagccgaaCACGGGGCCGACGCGTCGTCGGGCACCGACCCGAAGCTCTTCACCTCGAGCTTCCTCGAGTTCCTCACCATCTACGGCCACTttgccggcgaggagctcgaggaggatgacgaggcccTCGGCCCGAACGAGGAATTCTGGTCTGGCGAagaccacgacgacggcaccgacgacggcagggaACCGATGGAAGACAGCGCGCTCCTCGGCCCCTCCAAGAGGAAACGCAAGCGCAAGGTgcgaggcggcagcggccaGAACAGCCCCTTCAACGCCgctctgctgctgctcaagTCCTttgtcggcaccggcgtcctGTTCCTGCCCCGGGCCTACCTCAACGGCGGCATGCTCTTCAGCAACGTGgtcctcttcgccgtcgccgccctgaGCTACTACTgcttcgtcctcctcgtcacgACGCGCCTGAGCGTCGAGGGTTCCTTCGGCGACATGGGCGGCATCCTGTACGGCAGGTGGATGCGCAACCTGATCCTCATCTCCATCGTCATCAGCCAgatcggcttcgtcgccgcctacACCGTCTTCACGGCCTCGAACCTGCAGGCCTTCATCAGCGCCGTCTCCGACTGCAAGACGTCCATCAGCATCcccgtcctcatcctcatgcAGATGGTCATCTTCCTCCCCTTCTCCCTGCTGCGGGACATTGGCAAGCTCGGCTTCACGGcgctcatcgccgacgccttcatcctcgtcggcctcgcctaCCTCTTCTACTACGACGTCATCACCCTCAGCAGGgagggcctcgccgacatcATCATGTTCAACAAGAAGGACTGGACCCTCTTTATCGGCACCGCCATCTTCACCTTTGAAGGCATCGGCCTCATCATCCCGATCCAGGAGTCGATGAAGCACCCGCAAAAGTTCCCGCGCGTCATGTTCCTCGTCATGGTCATCATCACCGTCCTCTTCATCAGCATGGGCGCCCTGTCGTACGCGGCCTACGGGTCGAAGACGGAGACGGTCGTGCTGCTGAACCTGCCGCAGGACAACAAGTTCGTCAATGGCGTCCAGCTGCTGTACTCGATGGCCATCCTGCTCTCGACGCCGCTGCAGATTTTCCCCGCcatccgcatcgtcgagacGGAGCTGTTCACGCGCAGCGGCAAGTACAATCCCTACATCAAGTGGCAGAAGAACGTCTTTcgcttcttcgtcgtcggtctCTGCTCGGCCATCGCCTGGGGTGGCGCCGATCATCTCGACAAgttcgtcgccctcgtcggcaactTTGCCTGCATCCCGCTTGTGTACATTTATCCC CCACTGCTGCACTACAAGGCCGTCGCCCGAACGCGTGCGTGGAAGATTTCGGACATGGCCTTGTGCATATTCGGCTTCATCGCCATGGCGTACGCGACGAGCCTGACCATTATGAGTTGGGCGAATGCAGAGCCGAAGCAGCCGGGCTACTGCGATTCGCGGGGGTTGTAG